Proteins from one Desulfovibrio sp. genomic window:
- the arsS gene encoding arsenosugar biosynthesis radical SAM protein ArsS (Some members of this family are selenoproteins.) encodes MNVFDELAGGDISATGLDVLQVNVGLKCNLSCIHCHLEAGPARMEVMDAGTLDKTAAVALAVRPAQVDVTGGSPELNPNLPQFLRRLREAGLAVQVRSNLAILMEAGFEHFFDLYAGLAIDLVASLPCYLEENVDPMRGRGVYQKAISAMRRLNALGYAGPSGPRLDLVFNHPLGPYLPPCQEALENDYRRELAKHGVSFSNLLTITNMPLGRYLDELESKGQAGGYWELLREKFNPATLPGLMCRKQVNIGWDGALYDCDFNQALGLRINHGAPDHIDSFDPDALAKRIIVTGPHCLGCTAGAGSSCGGALE; translated from the coding sequence ATGAACGTATTCGATGAGCTTGCCGGAGGAGACATCTCGGCCACCGGCCTCGACGTGCTTCAGGTGAACGTGGGGCTCAAGTGCAACCTGTCCTGCATCCATTGCCACCTCGAGGCCGGGCCTGCACGCATGGAGGTCATGGACGCCGGGACCTTGGACAAGACCGCCGCCGTGGCCCTGGCCGTGCGTCCGGCCCAGGTGGACGTCACCGGGGGTTCGCCCGAATTAAACCCCAACCTGCCGCAGTTCTTGCGCCGTTTGCGCGAAGCGGGCCTGGCCGTGCAAGTGCGCTCCAACCTGGCCATCCTCATGGAAGCCGGGTTCGAGCATTTCTTCGACCTGTACGCCGGGCTGGCCATCGACCTGGTGGCTTCGCTCCCCTGCTATCTGGAAGAGAACGTGGACCCCATGCGGGGCCGTGGAGTCTACCAGAAGGCCATCTCGGCCATGCGCCGTCTGAACGCTTTGGGGTATGCCGGTCCTTCCGGCCCGCGCCTGGACCTGGTGTTCAACCACCCTCTGGGGCCCTATCTGCCGCCCTGCCAGGAGGCTCTTGAGAACGACTACCGCAGGGAACTCGCCAAGCATGGCGTCAGCTTTTCCAACCTGCTCACCATCACCAACATGCCCCTGGGACGCTATCTGGACGAATTGGAGTCCAAGGGCCAGGCCGGAGGCTACTGGGAGCTTCTGCGCGAAAAGTTCAACCCCGCCACCCTGCCCGGGCTCATGTGCCGCAAACAGGTGAACATCGGCTGGGACGGGGCTCTCTACGACTGCGACTTCAACCAGGCCCTGGGGCTTCGCATAAACCACGGCGCCCCGGACCATATCGACTCCTTCGACCCGGACGCCCTGGCCAAGCGCATCATCGTCACCGGACCGCACTGCCTGGGCTGCACGGCCGG